TCCGAGGCGATGGACTTGATCCAGTTGATGGCGGCCTTGATGCTGTCGCCGGAGGCGGAAGCGATCTTGATGGTGCCGTCGTCCTCGATGTTGATCTTGGCGCCGGTCTTCTCGACGATCTCGCGGATCACCTTGCCGCCGGAGCCGATCACTTCGCGGATCTTGTCCACGGCGATCTTCATCACCTCGATGCGCGGGGCGTGCTCGCCGAGTTCCGCACGGGCCGAGGTCAGGGCCTTGGACATCTCGCCGAGGATGTGCGCGCGGCCATCCTTCGCCTGGGCGAGGGCGACCTTCATGATCTCCTCGGTGATGCCGGCGATCTTGATGTCCATCTGGAGGGCGGTGACGCCCGATTCCGTGCCGGCCACCTTGAAGTCCATGTCGCCGAGGTGATCCTCGTCGCCCAGGATGTCCGACAGGACCGCGAACTTCTCGCCTTCCAGGATCAGGCCCATGGCGATGCCCGCGACGGGGCTCTTCAGCGGCACGCCGGCGTCCATCAGCGACAGCGAGGTGCCGCAGACGGTGGCCATGGAGGACGAGCCGTTGGACTCGAGGATCTCCGACACCACGCGCAGGGTGTAGGGGAACTCGTGCTTGGCCGGCAGCATCGGGTGGATGGCGCGCCAGGCGAGCTTGCCGTGGCCGATCTCACGACGGCCGGGCGAACCCATGCGGCCGGTCTCGCCCACGGAGAAGGGCGGGAAGTTGTAGTGCAGCAGGAAGTGCTCCTTGTAGGTGCCTTCCAGGCTGTCGATGAACTGCTCGTCCTCGCCGGTGCCGAGGGTGGCGACCACGAGGGCCTGCGTCTCGCCGCGGGTGAACAGGGCCGAACCGTGGGCGCGGGGCAGGATGCCGACTTCCGACACGATCGGGCGGACGGTCTTCACGTCGCGGCCGTCGATGCGGATGCCGTCATCGAGGATGGCCCAGCGCACGATCTTGGCTTCGAGACCCTTCAGCACCTCGGCCACGTCCTGGGCCTTCGGGGCTTCCTGACCGTCGATGGCCAGCTGCTCGAAATACTTCTTCACCTTGGACTTGGCAGCGCCGACCGCCTCGTAGCGGGCCTGCTTCTGCTTGATCTTGTAGGCGGCGCGCAGGTCGGCCTCGGCGATCTCGCGGATCTTGGCCTCGAGGGCGGAGTGATCCACCGGCTCGAAGGGGCGCGGCTCCTTGGCAGCCTTCTCGGCGAGGCGGATGATGGCCTCGATCACCGGCTGGAAGTGGCGGTGGCCGAACATCACGGCGCCGAGCATTACCTCTTCGGAGAGCTCCTTGGCTTCGGATTCCACCATGAGCACGGCGTCGGAGGTGCCTGCGACCACGAGGTCGAGGGCGCTGTCCTTCAGCTCTTCGATGGTGGGGTTCAGCACGTATTCGTCGCCGACGAAGCCGACGCGGGCGCCGCCGATGGGGCCCATGAAGGGCACGCCGGAGAGCGTCAGGGCCGCGGAGGCGGCGACCATGGACAGCACGTCCGGATCGTTCTCGAGGTCATGGGCGAGAACGGTGACCACCACCTGGGTGTCGTTCTTGTAGCCGTCCGCGAACAGCGGGCGGATGGGGCGGTCGATGAGGCGGGAGACCAGCGTCTCCTTCTCGGAGGGACGGCCCTCGCGCTTGAAATAGCCGCCGGGAATGCGGCCGGCCGCGTAGGTCTTTTCCTGATAGTTCACCGTCAGGGGGAAGAAGTCCTGGCCGGGCTTGGGCTCACGGGCCGAGACGACGGTGGCGAGGACGGTGGTGTCGCCATAGGAGGCGAAGACGGCGCCGTCGGCCTGACGGGCCATCTTGCCCGTCTCCAGCACCAGCGTGCGGCCACCCCAATCCAGCTCTT
The Azorhizobium caulinodans ORS 571 genome window above contains:
- the pnp gene encoding polyribonucleotide nucleotidyltransferase → MFDIHREELDWGGRTLVLETGKMARQADGAVFASYGDTTVLATVVSAREPKPGQDFFPLTVNYQEKTYAAGRIPGGYFKREGRPSEKETLVSRLIDRPIRPLFADGYKNDTQVVVTVLAHDLENDPDVLSMVAASAALTLSGVPFMGPIGGARVGFVGDEYVLNPTIEELKDSALDLVVAGTSDAVLMVESEAKELSEEVMLGAVMFGHRHFQPVIEAIIRLAEKAAKEPRPFEPVDHSALEAKIREIAEADLRAAYKIKQKQARYEAVGAAKSKVKKYFEQLAIDGQEAPKAQDVAEVLKGLEAKIVRWAILDDGIRIDGRDVKTVRPIVSEVGILPRAHGSALFTRGETQALVVATLGTGEDEQFIDSLEGTYKEHFLLHYNFPPFSVGETGRMGSPGRREIGHGKLAWRAIHPMLPAKHEFPYTLRVVSEILESNGSSSMATVCGTSLSLMDAGVPLKSPVAGIAMGLILEGEKFAVLSDILGDEDHLGDMDFKVAGTESGVTALQMDIKIAGITEEIMKVALAQAKDGRAHILGEMSKALTSARAELGEHAPRIEVMKIAVDKIREVIGSGGKVIREIVEKTGAKINIEDDGTIKIASASGDSIKAAINWIKSIASEPEVGAIYDGTVVKVVDFGAFVNFFGSKDGLVHISQLSKERVAKSSDVVKEGDKVKVKLVGFDERGKTRLSMKAVDQTTGEDLEAKAKSEKDAAKEGDEAGAAE